The Nitrospirota bacterium genome includes the window ACTACCGTTACCGCTAATGCCAAAATAATTGTTAACAATATCGCTGTAAGTTTTTTCATTTTATTTTCCTCCATTTTTATATTTATATTTTAATTATATATACCGGGTTGCATTCAGAAGCATAACGAGGCGGCGAGGAGCAAGCGACGTAGGCGTACTTTTAGTACGTTGAGGAGCTTGCGACAATGCCAACAAAGTTAGGCGATTGAAGGCTACCTGGTATTAATAACCGACTACAATACTCTTTCCGCCGGAGCCCGCCGTACTGTTATCCTGACAAACATAACCGGCTAAGTTCCTTTTTGGGTTAGTAGTTCCCTGAAAGCAGCTTAACGTTACATTAGTACAGTTTAGTGCAGTTCCGGTTGAATAAATTGACAACACGCCGCCATAAGAATAAGCGCTACTGCTCAGTTCCGATGTTAAATCAAGCGTACTGTTTCCAAACATCACCGAATAATCGCTAAACGTAATCATTTTTGTCATTTTTGAGTAAAGCGGTGTTGACGGAAAAGTATTTACCGTACCCGCAGGGGTACCGGAGGAATTGGCTTTCACAGCAAAAGTCACCGCACTTGTGTTATCCGATGACTCATTAGATAACATGCAATAAGTGACGGCGCTTGAATCGGTATGGAAATATGGTAACGAGTAAATGACTCTTGAATGAGCAGATGACGTTATGTTGTCAACATTTACCGTTGTTGTCGTTGTTGAGACTCTTGATGTAGTGGTCGTAGTTGCTGTTGAGTTATCGGACGTATCCCATGAATCTGTGTCCCACACTAAGCTGTCCCATAAACTACTGGCTGCAACTACAATTGAGGGCAGTAAAATCAAAAACAACAACTGTAGTATTATATTTTTTTTCATAAGATTTCTCCTGATTTATGGTTAACAGCTATTGTTCAGCTTCTACTTTATCTTTCAGCTCTTTGACCTCTTTTGATAATGACGCTATTGTCTTTTGCTGTTCCTGTACAACCTTTGTAAGCAGAGCAACGACATCCATTGAGCTTAAGCCCTTTCTGTCCTTGGTTGCAACAATCTCAGGTACATCTTCCGCTATAAAACCAATATGTTTATCAGACTTATCGGTTTTATAATTAAATGTAACCGGTTTAAGCTGCTCAAACGCCTCAAGTGCTTTTTCAGAAGATAACTCTTTAATGTGCTCCTTATATGCTCTGCTTGAGGCATTTGTCCAAACACCACCGGTTGTTACGTAGGCGCCTGAGCCCATGTGAAGTGGGTAGGTTGGGGATGTTGTGCCTATGCCAACATGTAGATCTTTATTAATAATCATTGCATTGCACCAATCACTAGTACAACCTAATCCACTTCTTGCTATATCAAAACGTATCCCCATCTTATTGTTATCAATATTTCTTCCATCAGAATAGAGAACCATCATACCGGCTGCATCACTCATACCAGTATTCTCTCTTGTAAGACCGCCACCATCAACACCATTTTCTGCAAAAAGGATTATACCGTAATTACTTGTGTCTGTACTGTTTAAGGCAATTTTAGGATGTGCTTTTTTTATCTCCAAATGAGCACTGCCATCGAAACCAGCACTACCTGAAGTTCCAATCCCAACATTACCATTGTCATAATACAAATTGCTACTACTCAGTTCCCAACTTCTGTTAGCAAGGTAAGTAAAATTGCTGTTTACCTCACTGGATTTAGCCGTTGTCCCTGAGGTAAAGGTGTAAGGAACCGTAGCAGCGTATGCAACTACCGCCAGAACTAAAACCAATAAAACCACTAATGCACCATACTTAAACGACTTTTTCCCAATAAAACTTTTCATGACATGCCTCCCTTATTTTGTTTTTGTATTTGAATTAATGAAAATGCCTTTGTGGATAATATGCCAATACGAAAATTGTCATAGTAGGGGCAGCCCCCCGTGGCTGCCCTGATGGCTGTTATAATAATTGGGCAGGCACAGGGGCCTGCCCCTACAACAAACATGACTGGATTCACGCTCTGTATGAGGTTGCAGGGAGCCAAAAATAGCAGGGCTTTGTGCGGAACTGGTTTTTCTTTTTTTACAGTGTGGTTTTTTACAGAATGGTTGTTACGGAGTGTTTTACTTAGACAGATTTTCGCAGCCGATAGATAGATAGATAGATAGATAGATAGATAGATAGATAGATAGATGTACTGCTTAATTGATTCTTTTTCAGAGAACTATAAAACATAAACGCTTACTGCCCCCTCTCCCTGCCCGTGATGGAAATGACTTTAGCATATGTAAAAAAATAAGTCAAGAAAAAAATTATTTTGGTATAATAAATTTTCTGTTTTATTTATCAAATCGAGCAAGTAAACTCAATAAATCCAGCTCTTTTAAAATCTTCATCAAAAGAAAAATAATACTGCAATTCTCTGGCTTCCATCAGTACAAAACTCGTACAATCTGTAAAAGAATAAATCTTATCTGTATATTTTTTGAAGTACTCCCACGATCTTTTTTTGAGCGCTTCTGTAAGCCAGACAAACTCTACGATATTACTGCTTAAAAGAAACTCTCCCATTCTAACGGCTGTTTTGTGATTAGTTTTATTGGCAATAGCAGTAATCGTCTCGTCAAAGACAAAATCAGTCAGCAGAAGCGTTAATTGCGTTCTCTTAATAATTTCCATTTTCTCTAAGGCTGCTGCATGATACTGGTCAGCCTTATCAAAAAATGCCACTAACGCACTAGTATCAACAAAAACGATACGCATATCCCGTTACTTATCTTTTTGACAGTAGAGATACTTATCATGTTCTTCTGCCAGATCTCCTAATCCACTATTGATTATTCCACCCAGTGTGAATAAAGGGTCATTTTCCCAAATGTCAGCTTTGTTTAAATCAACAACTTCATTACTGGCGGGAATTTCAGTAATGGTAATAAACACTTCTTTCCCTTCCGGAAAATCTATTTCCTCCAGAGGCTCTATTACTCCGTGTGATATGCGGGCTTTAATTGTTGTGGTCATATCGATAACCTCCCTTTCATGCTTGATTGTTTATAATACCACACCTTTTCAGTGAAATAATTTTCGCATGCGCACGCTTTCCAGAAGGTAAAA containing:
- a CDS encoding tail fiber domain-containing protein, with product MKSFIGKKSFKYGALVVLLVLVLAVVAYAATVPYTFTSGTTAKSSEVNSNFTYLANRSWELSSSNLYYDNGNVGIGTSGSAGFDGSAHLEIKKAHPKIALNSTDTSNYGIILFAENGVDGGGLTRENTGMSDAAGMMVLYSDGRNIDNNKMGIRFDIARSGLGCTSDWCNAMIINKDLHVGIGTTSPTYPLHMGSGAYVTTGGVWTNASSRAYKEHIKELSSEKALEAFEQLKPVTFNYKTDKSDKHIGFIAEDVPEIVATKDRKGLSSMDVVALLTKVVQEQQKTIASLSKEVKELKDKVEAEQ
- a CDS encoding PIN domain-containing protein, with translation MRIVFVDTSALVAFFDKADQYHAAALEKMEIIKRTQLTLLLTDFVFDETITAIANKTNHKTAVRMGEFLLSSNIVEFVWLTEALKKRSWEYFKKYTDKIYSFTDCTSFVLMEARELQYYFSFDEDFKRAGFIEFTCSI
- a CDS encoding antitoxin family protein — translated: MTTTIKARISHGVIEPLEEIDFPEGKEVFITITEIPASNEVVDLNKADIWENDPLFTLGGIINSGLGDLAEEHDKYLYCQKDK